In Niveispirillum cyanobacteriorum, the following proteins share a genomic window:
- a CDS encoding DegQ family serine endoprotease has protein sequence MKKLVISCLAGLLLAAPLPVLAQDRAVPVSRADITLSFAPLVKQAGPAVVNIYTKRRVQQRISPLLQDPLFQRFFGDALSGIPRERVESSLGSGVILGADGLIVTNAHVIKDSDEITVVLSDRREFAAKLITTDEQVDLAVLRIDPGKEKLPVLEMHDSDNLEVGDLVLAIGNPFGVGQTVTSGIVSAVARTAVGISDYNFFIQTDAAINPGNSGGALIGMDGRLVGINTAIYSRSGGSIGIGFAIPANMVRTVVDAVRNGGKLVRPWIGAGGQPVTSDIASSLGLTRPAGVLINQVRKGGPADQAGLKVGDVVTAVNGKAVDDPDSMRYRVATLGVGGTTNVTFLRNGREQNLSLRLIGPPEDPPRQETTLAGRTPLTGAKVANLNPALVEELRFDGADSGVVVLEVGRGSPAASLGLRPGDVVLSVNNTEVKRVGDLDAALAGQVRRWTIAVRRGDQTLTTTVGG, from the coding sequence ATGAAGAAGCTTGTCATCTCCTGCCTGGCGGGCCTGCTGCTGGCGGCCCCCTTGCCCGTGCTGGCGCAGGATCGTGCCGTGCCGGTCAGCCGGGCCGATATCACCTTGTCCTTCGCGCCGCTGGTGAAGCAGGCGGGGCCGGCGGTCGTGAATATCTACACCAAGCGGCGGGTGCAGCAGCGCATCTCCCCCCTGTTGCAGGACCCGCTGTTCCAGCGCTTCTTTGGGGATGCCCTGTCGGGTATCCCGCGCGAACGGGTGGAAAGCAGCCTGGGTTCCGGTGTGATCCTGGGGGCCGACGGTCTCATCGTCACCAACGCCCATGTCATCAAGGACAGTGACGAGATCACCGTCGTCCTGTCCGACCGGCGCGAGTTCGCGGCCAAGCTGATCACCACGGACGAACAGGTCGATCTGGCCGTCCTGCGCATCGATCCGGGCAAGGAAAAGCTGCCCGTGCTGGAGATGCATGACAGCGACAATCTGGAAGTCGGCGATCTGGTCCTGGCCATCGGCAACCCATTCGGGGTGGGCCAGACGGTGACCAGCGGCATCGTGTCGGCGGTGGCCCGTACCGCCGTCGGCATTTCCGACTATAATTTCTTCATCCAGACCGATGCCGCCATCAATCCCGGCAATTCCGGCGGCGCGCTGATCGGCATGGATGGGCGGCTGGTGGGGATCAATACCGCCATCTACAGCCGGTCCGGCGGGTCCATCGGCATCGGTTTTGCCATTCCGGCCAACATGGTCCGCACCGTTGTGGACGCGGTCCGCAATGGCGGCAAGCTGGTGCGGCCCTGGATCGGGGCCGGCGGGCAGCCGGTGACCAGCGATATCGCCTCCTCCCTGGGCCTGACGCGGCCTGCCGGCGTGCTGATCAATCAGGTGCGCAAAGGCGGGCCGGCGGATCAGGCGGGGCTGAAAGTCGGCGACGTGGTCACCGCCGTCAATGGCAAGGCCGTGGATGATCCGGACAGCATGCGCTATCGCGTGGCGACGCTGGGCGTGGGCGGCACCACCAATGTCACCTTCCTGCGCAATGGCCGGGAACAGAACCTGTCCCTGCGCCTGATCGGCCCACCGGAGGACCCGCCGCGTCAGGAAACCACGCTGGCTGGACGCACGCCCCTGACAGGGGCAAAGGTTGCCAACCTGAACCCGGCCCTGGTCGAGGAACTGCGCTTTGACGGGGCCGATAGCGGTGTGGTCGTGCTGGAGGTCGGGCGTGGATCGCCCGCCGCATCGCTGGGCCTGCGCCCCGGCGACGTGGTGCTGTCGGTCAACAATACCGAGGTGAAACGGGTGGGCGACCTGGATGCCGCCCTGGCCGGACAGGTCCGCCGCTGGACCATCGCCGTCCGGCGCGGGGACCAGACGCTGACCACTACGGTTGGCGGGTAA
- a CDS encoding M3 family metallopeptidase, translating into MKAVLKNGASALILAMAGTCMPMMAQAADAALQVAQAETKVTSDNPFFHPWNTRFGVPPYDAIKPEHFKPAYEKAMADHLAEIKAITDNKDAPTFANTIDALEKSGNMLGTVARVFGSLTASNTNDQLQKIQREMAPVMAAHGNAINLNAALFARIDTLYAKRDSLKLSKEQARVLERYYIDFVRAGAKLEGKDRDRMAAILQRLAVLSTQFSQNVLADEKEYKLVLTSEEELVGLPEFVRAAAAQAAKERGDEGKYVITLSRSSIEPFLTFSANRALREKAWKAWTARGDNGDAQDNNAAIKEIVQLRIERANLLGYKTFAEYKLADTMAKNPQAVSDLLLQVWEPAKVRAAEEKDDLAKMAASEGQNIQIEPWDWYYYAEKVRKAKYDLNEEEIKPYFQLDKMMEAVFFTANQLFGVTFHELKDVPRYHPDVKVYEVKDKKGQHVAVFYSDNFARPSKRSGAWMSSLREQEKLSGKVTPIVMNNNNFAKGAEGQPTLLSFDDATTLFHEFGHGLHGMLSDVTYPQLSGTSVLRDFVEFPSQILEHWIEQPEILQRFAVHYKTGEPIPKALLDKILAAQTFNQGFATVSYTSSALVDLAYHSLTDAKDLDPDKFERDELAKLGMPKEIVMRHRSPHFTHVFSGDGYSAGYYSYMWAEVLDADGFDAFKEAGNIFDPKLAQKLYQEVYSAGGSKDPMEAYVAFRGRAPKVDALLRNRGLLGTGSRVN; encoded by the coding sequence GTGAAAGCGGTGTTGAAGAACGGGGCTTCGGCCCTGATCCTGGCCATGGCAGGCACGTGCATGCCGATGATGGCGCAGGCAGCGGACGCAGCCCTTCAGGTGGCGCAGGCGGAGACCAAGGTGACCAGCGACAATCCCTTCTTCCATCCCTGGAACACGCGGTTCGGCGTGCCGCCCTATGACGCCATCAAGCCGGAACATTTCAAGCCGGCCTATGAGAAGGCGATGGCCGACCATCTGGCGGAAATCAAGGCGATCACGGACAATAAGGACGCCCCCACCTTCGCCAACACCATCGACGCGCTGGAGAAGAGCGGCAACATGCTGGGCACGGTCGCCCGTGTGTTCGGCAGCCTGACCGCATCCAACACCAATGACCAATTGCAGAAGATCCAGCGCGAAATGGCGCCGGTCATGGCGGCGCATGGCAATGCCATCAATCTGAACGCAGCCCTGTTCGCGCGCATCGACACGCTGTACGCCAAGCGCGACAGCCTGAAACTGTCGAAGGAGCAGGCCCGCGTTCTTGAGCGCTATTACATCGATTTCGTGCGCGCCGGGGCCAAGCTTGAAGGCAAGGACCGCGACCGGATGGCCGCCATCCTGCAGCGCCTGGCCGTTCTGTCCACGCAGTTCAGCCAGAATGTCCTGGCCGACGAGAAGGAATACAAGCTGGTCCTGACCAGCGAGGAAGAGCTGGTGGGCCTGCCGGAATTCGTGCGTGCCGCCGCCGCCCAGGCCGCCAAGGAGCGCGGGGATGAGGGCAAGTATGTCATCACCCTGTCGCGTTCCTCGATCGAACCGTTCCTGACCTTCTCTGCCAACCGCGCCTTGCGGGAGAAGGCCTGGAAGGCCTGGACCGCGCGCGGCGACAATGGCGATGCCCAGGACAATAACGCTGCTATCAAGGAGATCGTGCAGCTTCGGATCGAGCGCGCGAACCTGCTGGGCTACAAGACCTTTGCCGAGTACAAGCTGGCCGACACGATGGCCAAGAACCCGCAGGCCGTCAGCGATCTGCTGCTCCAGGTCTGGGAACCCGCCAAGGTACGCGCGGCGGAAGAAAAGGACGATCTGGCCAAGATGGCGGCCAGCGAAGGCCAGAACATCCAGATCGAACCCTGGGACTGGTATTACTACGCCGAGAAGGTGCGCAAGGCGAAGTACGACCTGAACGAGGAAGAGATCAAGCCGTACTTCCAGCTCGACAAGATGATGGAAGCGGTGTTCTTCACGGCCAATCAGCTGTTCGGCGTGACCTTCCATGAGCTGAAGGACGTGCCCCGCTACCACCCCGACGTGAAGGTGTATGAGGTCAAGGACAAGAAGGGCCAGCACGTCGCCGTCTTCTACAGCGACAATTTCGCCCGGCCGAGCAAGCGTTCGGGTGCCTGGATGTCTTCCCTGCGCGAACAGGAGAAGCTGTCGGGCAAGGTGACGCCCATCGTCATGAACAACAATAATTTTGCGAAGGGGGCCGAGGGCCAGCCGACGCTGCTATCGTTCGATGACGCCACCACCCTGTTCCATGAGTTCGGCCATGGCCTGCACGGCATGCTGTCGGACGTGACCTATCCGCAGCTTTCGGGCACGTCGGTGCTGCGCGACTTCGTGGAATTCCCCAGCCAGATTCTGGAGCATTGGATCGAGCAGCCTGAGATTCTGCAGCGCTTCGCCGTGCATTACAAGACGGGCGAGCCGATCCCCAAGGCCCTGCTGGACAAGATCCTGGCGGCCCAGACCTTCAACCAGGGCTTTGCCACCGTCTCCTACACCTCGTCCGCGCTGGTCGATCTGGCCTATCACAGCCTGACCGACGCCAAGGACCTGGACCCGGACAAGTTCGAGCGCGATGAGCTGGCCAAGCTGGGCATGCCGAAGGAAATCGTCATGCGCCACCGCAGCCCGCACTTCACGCATGTCTTCTCCGGCGACGGCTACTCGGCTGGCTATTACAGCTATATGTGGGCCGAAGTGCTGGACGCCGACGGGTTCGACGCCTTCAAGGAAGCCGGCAACATCTTCGATCCGAAGCTGGCCCAGAAGCTATACCAGGAAGTGTACAGCGCCGGCGGGTCGAAGGACCCGATGGAGGCCTATGTCGCCTTCCGTGGCCGCGCCCCCAAGGTTGACGCGCTGCTGCGTAACCGTGGCCTGCTGGGCACCGGTTCCCGCGTGAACTAA
- a CDS encoding polyphosphate kinase 2 family protein, which translates to MHAAHKPVPRLAELDMKAHRYADKGAYQKELEKLQEKILHVQQAYWHGKRRAVIVFEGWDAAGKGGAIRRLTENLDPRGAHVWPITAPTAAEQGRHYLWRFWQRLPEPGTFAIFDRSWYGRVLVERVEGFAKPHEWQRAYDEINEFERLLTDDGVRIVKLFMHLSPDEQLDRFKERLNNPYKRWKLTAEDLRNRDRRPAYEEAIDEMFARTSTDQAPWVAVPADAKWHARVAVLRHVVDALAAGVDVTPPPLDPAVKKAMEKLLG; encoded by the coding sequence ATGCACGCCGCACACAAGCCCGTTCCCCGTCTGGCTGAGCTTGACATGAAGGCCCACCGCTATGCCGACAAGGGGGCCTATCAAAAGGAACTGGAAAAATTGCAGGAGAAGATCCTGCATGTGCAGCAGGCCTACTGGCATGGCAAGCGCCGGGCCGTGATCGTGTTCGAAGGTTGGGATGCTGCCGGCAAGGGTGGGGCCATTCGCCGCCTGACGGAGAACCTGGACCCGCGTGGCGCCCATGTCTGGCCCATCACCGCGCCCACGGCAGCCGAACAGGGCCGGCACTATCTGTGGCGCTTCTGGCAGCGTCTGCCCGAACCCGGCACCTTCGCCATTTTCGACCGGTCCTGGTATGGGCGCGTTCTGGTGGAACGGGTCGAAGGCTTTGCCAAGCCCCACGAATGGCAACGCGCCTATGATGAGATCAACGAGTTCGAACGGCTTTTGACCGATGATGGCGTGCGCATCGTCAAGCTGTTCATGCACCTGTCACCGGACGAACAGTTGGACCGGTTCAAAGAGCGGCTGAACAATCCCTATAAGCGCTGGAAACTGACGGCGGAGGACCTGCGCAACCGCGACCGGCGGCCCGCCTATGAGGAGGCGATTGACGAGATGTTCGCCCGGACCAGCACGGATCAGGCACCCTGGGTCGCCGTGCCCGCCGATGCCAAATGGCATGCCCGCGTGGCCGTGTTGCGCCATGTCGTGGATGCCCTGGCGGCGGGCGTGGACGTGACGCCACCGCCCCTGGACCCGGCGGTGAAGAAGGCGATGGAGAAGCTGCTGGGTTAA